The DNA window AGCGAAGAGGAGGTGATGTTCTTCGTGGCCGGGAGAGGGATGTTTGTGACCGAGGGCAGGGAGATTCCTCTTGAGCCCGGGGTGTGTATCTACAACCCCCCGGGCAAACTTCATAAGATTATAAACACCGGGGATGAGGTCTTAAGATTTATCTGGATCTACTCGCCCCAGTTGCCGAGCCATCGGAAATGAAACCCGACTCGATGAAAAGGATTTACATTTGATCCTCAGGAGAAGGAGGTAAAGGCATGGGAAACTGGAAGCTGCCGCCGGAAGGTGGGCACATGGACAAACCGCATAAGATTTATTTTCAGACGATGACGAAGAAGGATGTGGAAGAAAGACTTCAGAAGAACGACCTCATCATCATTCCCCTCGGATCGACCGAGAACCATGGGGCGGCGGGTCCCTATGGAGAGGACATCTTTGTGGTGACCCGGATCGCCGAGGAGGTGGCCAAGGCAACGGGCTGCACCGTGGCCCATCCCGTGGTCTATGGGTCGCATCCCTACCATCATCTCGGCCAGCCAGGGACGATCGTCATCCCGGACGATGTCTTCTCGGCCTATCTCAGGGCCATTATGGCCGGGTTCTGGAACACCGGGTTCCGGAAGCAGATCTTCATCAGCCTCCATGGCCAGGAGTATATCGTCCCCTCTGCCATCAACGAATTCGGAAAGAAGTATCAGGTCCCGGCCATGATCATCTTCGTCGATATTCCGAGGGTGATGGGCCAGACGTTGATGGATAAGGCTCATGGTGGGCCCTATGATTATCCCTTCCAGCATGCCTGTGAGGCAGAGACTTCGCTTTCAATGGCGCTTTTCCCCGAGATGGTCCAGCTCGAAAATGCCGAAGACAATACGCCATGGGGCTTTCTCCCGCCGGGACATCTCGATCGGGGGGGCGACATCTACGGCAACCCCATCCCCGGCCACTGCGCGGTCGGTTGCGGCGGCATCGAATGCGTGATCTATCCCGAGGGTGTGATCGGAAAGCCTTCGCTGGCCGATCCCAAAAAGGCTTACAAAAGCGTAGAAGTAACCCTGGACTACTTGAAGAGGCTCCATGACGACATCATGGAGCGTTTCCCTCCGGGGAAGTTGCCCGAGACAAAGTATCTGACCCAGCGACCCGAGGAGGAGATCGAAGCCCTGCTGAAGGGCCCCCTGAAGGGCGGACGACATCTCTACACCATCGCCTTTCCACCGTAAACGGAGCCAGAGAGACGGGGACGAGGTTTTCAGAAAGACATTTCTTTAAATGGCCCATCAGGGCGAGGGGTCGAAAATGGAGAAAGTGTTCGATCGATTGTGCAAGGGCCTGGAGTATATCATGGCCTTACTCCTTGCGCTCATGGTGATCTTGGTCTTCGGAAACGTCGTCCTCCGCTATGGTTTCCGCTCTGGCATCGTCATCTCGGAAGAGCTCTCCCGCTGGCTTTTCGTCTGGATGACCTTTTTGGGCGCGGTGGTGGGTCTCAATTACGGGGCCCATCTTGGCACAGAGGTGCTCGTCAAGCGCCTCAAAGGGACCGTGAGGAAGGTCGTCCTCTCGGTCGCCTACCTCTCCATGCTCTTTGTCTGCGGGTTGGTCTTTTCAGGCGCATGGGTCCAAAGCAAAATCAATCTCACGACGACCAGCGCTGCGATGGAGGCCCCCGTGGCCATATTCTACGCCTCGGGGGTCGTCTTTGCGATCTTGGCAGGCCTGATCCTGGTTCGAGACCTAGTTCGTCTCTGGATGGGCAAGGAAGCACCCCAGACGCTGCAGACCTCTCAGGAACCATAAGGATTTTGGAGAGAGGTGTATGATCATCGCGATCTTTTTAGGTTCGTTGCTCCTCGCCATGGCGGTCGGCGTTCCCATCGCCTTCTCCCTTCTGATCAGCGGCGCGGCCCTGATGTGGCATCTCAACATGTTCGACCCGCAGATCGTGGGCCAGAATGTCATCGAGGGGGCAAACAGCTTCCCTCTCCTCGCCGTCCCCTTCTTCATGTTGGCCGGAGAGTTGATGAACGCCGGCGGGCTGTCCCGCCGAATCGTCCAATTTGCCATGGTCCTGGTGGGCCACATCCGGGGGGGCCTGGGATATGTGACGATCGTAGCCGCCTGTAGCATGGCCGCCCTGTCCGGATCGGCGGTTGCGGATGCGGCGGCCCTGTCGGCCCTGCTCCTGCCGATGATGACCACTGCGGGCTATGACCGGGCAAGGTCTGCGGGATTGATCGCCTCGGCAGGGATCATCGCCCCGATCATCCCGCCCAGCATTGGCTTTGTCATCTTCGGGGTGGCGGCCAACGTCTCGATCATGAAGCTCTTTCTGGCCGGTATCTTCCCGGGAATCCTGCTCGGGGTCGCCCTTTGGGTTACCTGGTGGTGGTTGATCCGAAAGGAGAAGATCCCCGTGACCCCTCGGGCAACAGCCCCAGAGATTCTCAGTGCCACCAAAGGGGCGGGATGGGCCATGGGGCTTCCGGTCATCGTAGTGGGAGGGCTCAAGTTCGGCGTCTTTACGCCGACCGAGGCCGCGGTCGTGGCAGCGGTCTATGCCCTGGTCATCTCTCTGGTCGTTTACCGGGAGATCAAGATCAAAGACCTGGTTCCCATCTTTATCGCTGCCGCCAAGACAAGTTCGGTCGTGATGTTTCTCGTAGCCGCCGCCATGGTTTCGGCCTGGATCATCACGGTCGTCGATCTGCCCAGCCAGGTCGTGGGGCTTCTGGAGCCCTTTCTCGACAACCCGAAACTATTGATGTTCGCCCTGATGGTTTTAGTGATGATCGTGGGCACGGCCCTGGATATGACGCCCACCATCCTGATGTTGACTCCGGTGTTGATGCCCCTGGTGAAGGCGGCCGGGATCGATCCGGTCTACTTCGGCGTGCTGTTCATGATCAACAATGCGATCGGTCTGGTCACCCCACCGGTCGGAACCGTTCTCAACACGGTCGCGGGCGTGGGCAAGGTCCATATGGACGAGGTGACCAAGGGGGTCTTACCCTTCATGATGGCCCAATTTGCCATTATGTTTCTGATGGTGCTCTTTCCCCAGCTCGTCA is part of the Thermodesulfobacteriota bacterium genome and encodes:
- a CDS encoding cupin domain-containing protein; this encodes MSELKVIHIKDVKGERRDPPRMSWILVSEKTVGSQNLAMGVNETYPGGMVPEHKHDSEEEVMFFVAGRGMFVTEGREIPLEPGVCIYNPPGKLHKIINTGDEVLRFIWIYSPQLPSHRK
- the iolN gene encoding 3-dehydro-scyllo-inosose hydrolase → MGNWKLPPEGGHMDKPHKIYFQTMTKKDVEERLQKNDLIIIPLGSTENHGAAGPYGEDIFVVTRIAEEVAKATGCTVAHPVVYGSHPYHHLGQPGTIVIPDDVFSAYLRAIMAGFWNTGFRKQIFISLHGQEYIVPSAINEFGKKYQVPAMIIFVDIPRVMGQTLMDKAHGGPYDYPFQHACEAETSLSMALFPEMVQLENAEDNTPWGFLPPGHLDRGGDIYGNPIPGHCAVGCGGIECVIYPEGVIGKPSLADPKKAYKSVEVTLDYLKRLHDDIMERFPPGKLPETKYLTQRPEEEIEALLKGPLKGGRHLYTIAFPP
- a CDS encoding TRAP transporter small permease → MEKVFDRLCKGLEYIMALLLALMVILVFGNVVLRYGFRSGIVISEELSRWLFVWMTFLGAVVGLNYGAHLGTEVLVKRLKGTVRKVVLSVAYLSMLFVCGLVFSGAWVQSKINLTTTSAAMEAPVAIFYASGVVFAILAGLILVRDLVRLWMGKEAPQTLQTSQEP
- a CDS encoding TRAP transporter large permease subunit, with product MIIAIFLGSLLLAMAVGVPIAFSLLISGAALMWHLNMFDPQIVGQNVIEGANSFPLLAVPFFMLAGELMNAGGLSRRIVQFAMVLVGHIRGGLGYVTIVAACSMAALSGSAVADAAALSALLLPMMTTAGYDRARSAGLIASAGIIAPIIPPSIGFVIFGVAANVSIMKLFLAGIFPGILLGVALWVTWWWLIRKEKIPVTPRATAPEILSATKGAGWAMGLPVIVVGGLKFGVFTPTEAAVVAAVYALVISLVVYREIKIKDLVPIFIAAAKTSSVVMFLVAAAMVSAWIITVVDLPSQVVGLLEPFLDNPKLLMFALMVLVMIVGTALDMTPTILMLTPVLMPLVKAAGIDPVYFGVLFMINNAIGLVTPPVGTVLNTVAGVGKVHMDEVTKGVLPFMMAQFAIMFLMVLFPQLVTWPAKLLIG